The genomic DNA CGCTCCTGCACCTGCTGCACACCTCCACCGGAATCACGCGCGCCCGGTTGACGGCGGCGGACGCCCAGGGCAGGCAGGTCACCGTCGCCACCCTGGCGCGGAGCTCGGGACGCGCTGCAGACACCCTGATCCGCAGGCTGGCCGACACTTCGGGGCAGCGGATCGGTGCGCTGTACGTCGAATCCGGCCAGCACCACACACCCGCGGCTGCCGCGGTGATAGGCGAGATGACACCCTGTTTCGCAGCCGTGGCACAGGTCGCGAGCCGACGCCTGAGGCTCGGCCTGACCAGTCGCGAGACCGAGGTCCTGGCCGCCGTCGCCGAAGGCCGGACCAACGCCGAGATCGCCCGCTGCGACAGCGTGTCGGTCCGCACGGTGACCACCCATGTCGAGGCGATCTTTCGCAAGCTCGGGGTCAGCAACCGCGTGCAGGCTGCGCGGGTGGCCCTGGACTGCGGCCTGGTCGAGGCTCACAGCGCCGGCGTGGTCTCCGCCCAGGGCCTGGCTGCCTCGTAGTTGGCGGCTGCCCGCAGCACAGCGGCGTCGGCCCGGTGTCGCCCGGCGATCTGCAGTCCGACGGGTCTGCCGTCGGAGGTGAAGCCTGCGGGCACCGAGATCGCCGGGGTGGTGGTCATGTTGAACGGATACGTCAGCAACCAGCCGAGTAGCTTGCGCTGCAACGATTCCCCGTCCAGCCAGTCCGGCGCGAAGCGGTCCAGGGGGAAGGTCGGCGACGCCAGTGTCGGGCTGACCAACAGGTCATAGGTGCGCATGAAGGCGCTGAAGGTGTCCCACATGCGGCCCCGGAACGCCTCGGCGCGGCCGATCTCCATCGCCGTGAGTCGCTCGGCCTGGGCGAAGATCTCGATCAGGTTGTCGTCGACCTGCCCACCCATCGACTTCCAGTCCAGGACGTCGTACTCACACGAATATCCGGGGACCCACAGCCCTTTCCACATCGCCTCCTCGGGATCACCCCAGTCCGGCGTCGCCTCTTCGACCACCGCGCCGAGGGCCTCGAACGCGGTCACGGCTTCGGCGCACACCGCCGCCACTTCCGGGTCGACGTGCCCCAGTCCCAGGTCGGGCGACCATGCCACCCGCCAGCCGGTGATGTCGCCGGTCACCGCTGCGACGTAGTCGATCCCGTCGGGGGGCACGGTGTTGGGGTCCGAGTCGGACACCCCGGCCATCACCGAGAACATCAGCGCGGCATCGGCGACCGTTCTGGTGATGGGGCCGTGGAAGATGTGGGTGTAGTGCCGCCCGTCGAGCAGGGTGTGGGGGATGCGACCCAGTGACGGCTTGAAGCCGACCACACCGCACATCGCGGCGGGGATGCGCACCGATCCGGCACCGTCGGCCCCCTCGGCCAATGGCCCGAGCCCCGCTGCCACCGCGGCGGCAGCTCCGCCGCTGGAACCGCCCGCGGTGTGGCCGTGCTTCCAGGGGTTGTGGGTGGGCCCGTAGAGGTGGCTGTCGGTGCCGCCGTAGTAACCGAACTCCGGCGCGTTGGTCTTGCCCAGGAACAGCCCGCCGGCTTGCCGCATCCGGGTCACCACCGTCGCGTCCTGGGTGCCCAGGGTTCCGGCGAGCGGCTTCAGGCACGAGTCGAACGGCAGGCCCGCCATGGTGGTCAGGCCTTTGATGGAGAACGGCACACCGTGCAGCGGCCCGCGGGGCGTGCCCGCGTCGAGCTCGGCCTGCAGCCGGGCGGCGTCGGCCAGCACCTGCTCACGGTCGAAGTGGATGTAGGCGTTGAGCGTGGGATTGACCGCCTCGATCCGGTCGGCGAAATAGGCGCCGACCTCGGCGGGAGCCACTGCGCCGGAGCGGATGTCCGACGCGAGGACGGTGGCCGGGGTCCAGCACAACTCGGAGGCAGACATCGCGTCAGCGTAGAAGCCTCCGCACCGGCAGCACACCGGCGAAAATACGTAGGCGGCAGCTGTTGCGGCGGTGCCACACCCGGCCTTATTGTTGCGCATCACGCATTAGTTGCTTCATGCGCAACAGGAGCTCACGTATGGCCCACCCCTCAGTCGTCATCATCGGCGCCGGAATTGTCGGGACCTCACTGGCCGACGAACTGACCGCCCGCGGATGCACCGACGTCACGGTCCTGGACCGGGGACCGCTGTTCACCACCGGGGGATCGACCTCCCATGCCCCCGGCCTGGTGTTCCAGACGAACCCGTCGAAGACCATGACCGAGTTCGCGCGGTACACGGTCGAGAAGTTCGTCGGCCTCGGCGCCTTCGACCAGGTCGGGGGGCTCGAGGTGGCGACCACGCCGCAGCGGTGGACCGACCTGCACCGCAAGCTCGGCTGGGCCCGCTCCTGGGGCATTCCCGCGCGCCTGCTCGATGCTCAGGAGTGCACCCAGCTCTACCCCTTGCTGGACGCCGACCGCATCCTCGGTGGCTTCCACACCCCCACCGACGGGTTGGCCAGGGCCTTGGTGGCCGCCACCACCCAGGCGCAGCGCGCCTCTGAGCGCGGTGCGTCCTTCGTCGGCCATCAGGAGGTGGTGGACGTTCTCGAACGCCGCGGACGGGTGGTCGGCGTCCGTACCGCCTCAGGTGACGAATTCGACGCCGACGTGGTGGTGTCCGCCGCCGGCTTCTGGGGGGCGCAATTGGGCGCCAAGGTGGGCCTGACGGTGCCGCTGGTCCCGATGGCGCACCAGTTCGCCAAGACCGGGCAGCTGCCGGAACTGCGGGGCAACACCGAACCCGGGATGCCGATCCTGCGGCACCAGGACCAGGACCTGTACTACCGCGAATACGGCGACCGTCTGGGCATCGGCTTCTACGGCCACCGGCCGATGCCCGTCGACATGACCACGCTGCTGTCGGACACCGCGGGCGAGCCCATGCCCTCGATGCTGCCGTTCACCGACGACGACTTCCTCCCCGCCTGGAGCGCCAGTGCCGAACTGCTTCCCGCCCTGGGTGATTCGAAGTACGAAGAGGGTTTCAACGGCATCTTCTCCTTCACCCCCGACGGCTTCTCGATCATGGGCGAACACCGCGATCTGCCCGGATTCTGGGTCGCCGAGGCCGTCTGGGTGACCCACTCGGCCGGCGTGGCCAAGGCCATGGCGGAGTGGATCGTCGACGGCACCCCCGGGACCGACGTCCACGAATGCGACCTCTACCGCTTCGAGGAGCCCGCCAAGAGCCCCGAATTCATCCTCGCCACCAGTTCACAGGGCTTCGTCGAGGTCTACGACATCATCCACCCCCACCAGTACCGCGCCGAGCCGCGCGAGCTGCGGGTCAGCCCGTTCTACTCCCGGCAGCAGCAACTCGGCGCGTTCTTCTTCGAAGGAGGATGCTGGGAACGGCCCGCCTGGTATCAGGCTAACGCGCCGCTGGTGGACGAACTCGCCGCTGCGGGAGTGCCTTTCCCCGAGCGCGACAGCTGGTCGGGGCAGTTCTACTCCCCCATCTCGATCGCCGAGGCGCGCTGGACCCGCGAGCATGTGGCCCTGTACGACATGACCCCGCTGACACGCTATGAGGTCAGCGGCCCCGGCGCCTGCGCCTTCCTGCAACAGCTGACCACCAACAACGTCGACAAACGGCCCGGGGCGGTCACGTACACCCTGATGCTCGACGAAACCGGCGGCATCCGCAGCGATCTCACCGTGGCCCGGTTGTCCGATGACACCTTCCAGGTGGGCGCCAACGGGCCGTTGGATCTCGACTGGATCACTCGGCACCTACCGCAAACCGGGGTCGCCGTCCGGGACATCACCGGCGGCACCTGCTGTATCGGCGTGTGGGGGCCACGCGCCCGCGACCTGGTGGCACCGCTGTGCGCGGCGGACATCTCCCACCAGGCCTTCGGCTACTTCAAGGCCATCCGCACCTTCGTCGGTTCGGTGCCCGTCACCATGATGCGGGTCTCGTACGTGGGCGAACTGGGCTGGGAAATCTACGCTTCCGCCGAGCACGGCGCCAAACTATGGGACCTGCTGTTCAGCGCCGGTGCGCCGTACCGGGCCATCGCCGCCGGCCGCATCGCGTTCAACAGCCTGCGCCTGGAGAAGGGCTACCGGGCCTGGGGCACCGACATGACCGCCGAGCACCGGCCCGCGGAAGCAGGTGTCGGCTTCGCCGTGTCGGCCAAGAAGGGCGACTTCCTGGGCAAGGCTGCCCTCGATGCCGCCGCGCCCCCGGCAAAAGCTCTGCGCAGCATCGTCTTCGACGATCCCGGCGCCGTCGTCCTGGGCAAGGAACCGGTGAGCCGCAACGGCGCGACGGTGGGCTATGTGACCAGCGCCGGTTACTCGGCCACCCTGGGCCGCAGCATCGCCTACGCCTGGCTGCCCGCCGACATCACGGTGGGGGACGCCGTCACCGTCGACTACCTCACCTCGACCTATTCCGCGGTGGTGGCCGCCGAACCGGTGGTCGATCCCGACATGAGCCTGATCCGGAGGTAACACGCCTGTGAGTGACAACAGCTACGACGTCATCGTCGTCGGGCTCGGCGGGATGGGCAGCGCCGCGGCGTATCACCTGGCCCGCCGCGGGATCCGGGTCCTGGGCCTGGAGAAGTTCACCCCCGCGCATGACAAAGGCTCCAGCCACGGCGGGTCCCGCATCATCCGCCAGTCGTACTTCGAGGACCCCGCCTACGTCCCCCTGCTGCTGCGCGCCTACGAACTGTGGGAGGAGCTGGCGGGCAACACCGGCCTGGAGGTCTACCGCCTGACCGGCGGCCTGTTCATGGGCGCAGCGGACAGCCTGACCGTGGCGGGCAGCCTGCGCGCATCGCAGGAGTGGTCACTGCCGCATGAGATGCTCACCGCCGGCGACGTTCGGCGCCGCTTCCCCACCCTGACTCCCGCCGACGGCAACGTCGCCCTGTTCGAGGCCAAGGCCGGATTCGCGCGGCCGGAGATGACCGTGCAGGCCCACCTCGACCTGGCCGCCCGCGAGGGCGCCGAGCTGCGCTTCGGCGAGGAAGTGCAGTCCTGGCAGGACGGGCCCACCGGTGTCCGGGTCACCACGGCCAACGGCACCTACACGGCGGGCCAGCTGGTGATCTGCCCCGGTGCGTGGGCGCCGGCGCTGCTGACGGACCTGGGCATCCCCATCACCATCGAACGCCAGGTGCTGTACTGGTTCCAACCAGACGGCGGCACAGCACCATTCGTCGATCACCCGATCTTCATCAGCGAGGATCCGGCCGGAATGCAGATCTACGGCTTCCCGGCCATCGACGGCCCCGACGGTGGGGTCAAGGTGGCGTTCTTCCGCAAGGGCCAGGTGTGCACACCGGAGACCATCGACCGGACCGTGCACCAGCAGGAGATCAGCGAGATGCAGGAGCGGGCCACGCAGCTGCTGCCCGCGCTGACCGGTCCCGCCGTGCACACCGCCACCTGCATGTACTCCAACACCCCCGACGAGCACTTCGTGATCACCCGACCACAGGGTTTCACCAATGTCACAGTGGCGTGCGGCTTCTCGGGACACGGCTTCAAGTTCGTCCCGGTGGTGGGTGAGGTCTTGGCCGACCTCGCCGTCACCGGTGACACCTCCCATCCCATCGGGCTCTTCGACCCCCGACGACTGGTGACCGCATGACGACCATCGATGCCCCGCTGGGCGCACCCGATCCGACGACCTTCAGCACCCCCGCACCGGGCAGCAATCTGATGCCGACCCTGGGCGGCGGATGGTATTCCGACCACACGATCTTCAGCTCGGAGCAGGAAGCCATCTTCGAACGGATGTGGTTCTGCGCGGCCCGATCAGCAGATCTGGCCACCCCCGGAGCCTTCAAGAAGGTGCAGGTGGGCCGAGAGAGCGTGCTGGTGGTGCGCGCCAAAGACGGTGCGCTGAACGGCTTCCTGAACGTCTGCCGGCACCGCGGTGCGATGCTGTGCACCGAGGAGTCAGGCACCGTCAAGCGCCACCTCCGCTGCCCGTACCACGCCTGGACCTACGGTCTGGACGGAAAGCTGTTCGCTGCACCGAATCTGGGTGCGTTGACCGACGAGGCCGGCGCCCGCATCGACCGCACCGAATACGGGTTGTTGAAGGTGGCCGTCCGGGAATGGCTCGGGTACGCCTGGGTGTGCCTGGCCGCCGACCCGCCGTCGTTCGAGCAGGAGGTGATGGGCGCGGTCACCGAGCGACTCGGTGACGCCAACGCCGTCGACAGTTACGCAGTGGCCGATCTGGCCGTCGGTCGCCGCATCGTCTACGACGTGGCTGCCAACTGGAAGCTCATCGTCGAGAACTTCATGGAGTGTTATCACTGCGCCACCATCCATCCCGAACTCACCGAGGTGCTTCCGGAGTTCGCCGACGGCCTGGCCGCCCAGTACTTCGTGGGGCACGGCGCGCTGTTCGGCGAGAACGTCCAGGGTTTCACCGTGGACGGCAGTCCCGGCCTGGACACCATTCCCGGGGTCACTTCCGAGCAGGACCGCCGCTACTACGCGATCACGGTGCGGCCCAACGTATTCATCAATCTGGTGCCCGATCACGTGATCTTCCACCGGATGTATCCGATGGCGGTGGACCGCACCGTCGTCGAATGTGACTGGCTCTACCTGCCCGACGTGGTGGCCTCCGGACGCGACCTGGACCGCTCGGTCGAGTTGTTCCACCGGGTCAACGTTCAGGACTTCGACGCCTGCGAACGCACCCAGCCTGCCATGGCCTCCAGGGCATACCGCAACGGGGGCGTGCTGGTGCCGTCGGAGCATCACATCGTCGAATTCCACCAGTGGGTGGAGGCCAGGCTCAGAGCATGACGCTTACACTGGGACCCGTCATGACCCCAGACATCGACGGCGCGCCCTCCCCAGACAAGGCCCCGGCGGCTGTCCAATCGGTGGATCGGGCGCTGATGGTGCTGGAGATCCTGGGCAAATTCGGGTCCGCCGGGGTCACCGAGATCGCCACCGAACTCGGCGTGCACAAGTCGACGGTGTCGCGGCTCGTCACGGTGCTGGAGTCCCGCGGTTTCGTCGAACAACTCTCCGAGCGGGGCAAGTACCGGTTGGGCTTCACCATCGTCCGGCTCGCCGGCTCCACCAGTGCGCAGATGGATCTGGCCAAGGAGAGCCAGCCGGTGTGTGATGAACTGGCGCAACAGAGCGGCGAGACCACCAACATCGCGATCCTCGACGGCACGCGGATCATCAACGTCGTCGAGGCGCATGGGCCCGCTGAGATCACCTTGCGGACCTGGGTGGGCCAGAACTGCCCGGCCCACGCCACCTCCAGCGGCAAGGTACTGCTGTCCGGCCTGTCGGCGACCGCGGTGCGTGAGCTGCTGGGTGAGCCGTTGCCCACCTTCACCGAGATGACGGTCGCCGACGTGGATTCCCTGGTGGCCGAACTGCAGCAGGTGCGGCAGGCCGGTTGGGCCAGTGTCCGCGAAGAACTCGAAGTGGGCCTCAACGCCGTCGCGGCGCCGGTACGCGACAGCACCGGCAAGATCGTTGCCGCTCTGAGTGTTTCGGGCCCCGCGTACCGGCTGGGGGCCGACCGGTTCGAGGAGGTCGCGGCCATGACCACGCTGGCCGCGCGACGGATCAGCCTGCGCCTGGGCTTCGTCGGCTGATCCGCCATGCTCAGCGTCTTCGAGCTCTTCAAAGTCGGTATCGGACCGTCGAGTTCGCACACCGTCGGGCCGATGCGTGCGGCCACGCGGTTCGTCGACTGGCTGGCCGGCCGGTCCCGGCTCACAGACACGGTGTCGCTTCAGGTGGAGCTGTTCGGGTCACTGGGGGCCACCGGCGTCGGTCACGGCACCGTCGACGCGGTGGTGCTCGGACTACTGGGGCAGCGTCCCGAGACCGTGGACCCCGACACCATCCCCGCACTGCTGTCCGCCGTCGACGACCGCGGAACGCTCACCCTGCCCGGTGACCACACCATCGACTTCATTCCGGCCCGCGACATCCGATTGCACGCGGGGCAGCGGCTCGAGCATCACACCAACGGCATGCGCTTCACCGCACTCGACGACGGTGGCAGCACGGTCGGCACCCGCGACTACTTCTCGGTGGGTGGCGGCTTCGTGGTCGACGAAGACGAAGTGGCCTCACCCGGTGGCAGCGTCACCGCCGCAGCACCGTACCCCTTTCGCACCGCTGCGGAGTTGCTGGCGCTGGCCGAGCGAACCGGCCGGCAGATCAGCGATCTGATGCTGGCCAACGAGTCGATCAGTCGCGGAGAAGACGACGTGCGCGCCGACCTGTTGGCGATCTGGCAGGTGATGCAGCAGTGTGTCGAGCGCGGGATGACCGGCACCGGTGTGCTGCCCGGCGCCCTGCGGGTGCGCCGGCGCGCGGCGACCCTGCGCACCACACTCGAGCGCGAGCGCGGGTCGGGCGATCCGTTGGCAGCCATGGATTGGGTTGCCCTGTACGCCCTTTCGGTCAACGAGGAGAATGCCGCCGGCGGCCGGGTGGTCACCGCGCCCACCAACGGTGCGGCCGGGATCGTGCCCGCGGTGTTGCACTACTGCCGCGACTTCCTTCCCGGGTTCGACGACCGGGCGGTGGTGCGGTTCTTGTTGACCGCGGGCGCAGTGGGCATCCTGTGCAAGACCAATGCGTCGATCTCCGGCGCCGAGGTGGGCTGCCAGGGCGAGGTGGGCTCGGCCTGCGCCATGGCGGCGGCCGGACTGGCGGAAGTACTGGGGGGCAGCCCGGCTCAGGTCGAGAACGCCGCGGAGATCGGCATCGAGCACAACCTCGGGCTGACCTGTGATCCCGTGGGCGGCCTCGTGCAGATCCCCTGCATCGAGCGCAATGCGGTGGCGTCGGTGAAGGCCATCACCGCAGCCCGGATGGCGTTGCGGGGCGACGGAACGCACCACGTCGGCCTGGACACCGCCATCAAGACCATGCGCGACACCGGAGCCGATATGGCCGAGAAGTACAAGGAGACTTCCCTGGGGGGCCTGGCGCTCAACGTCGTGGAGTGTTGACCAGATGTCCAGCAGGTCGACACGCAATGTTGTTTAATACGCAACACGTGCGCTGTACGCAACACGTCGCCGTAAGGAGCTCGTGATGTCGATCGACACGAACAAGGCCTCCACCCCAAGCCCCGACGAGGGCGCCGACCGCGACGACGCTGCGCGCCCACACCCCCTGGCGCCGCTCACCGCCAAGATCGAGCCCAAGGACCCCAACCCGGGCCGCGACTGGGTGGTCTTCGGCGTCGCGGGCATCGCTTCCCTGGCCTTCGTCGTGTGGGGGCTGGTTGACACCCCCGGGCTGTCGGCGGTCTCCGCCGGCACCAAGGACGCGGCCATCAAGGGCCTGGGCTGGTTCTTCGTCCTGGCCGCCAGCTTCTTCGTGATCTACGTGCTGTGGCTGGCCGCCAGCAAGTACGGGCGCATCCCCCTGGGATGCGACGACGAGCAACCGGAGTTCCGCACCATCTCCTGGATCGCCATGATGTTCAGCGCGGGCATGGGCATCGGGCTGATGTTCTGGGGTGTCGCCGAGCCACTGAACCACTTCGTGACGCCGCCTCCCGGCACCAGCGAGGCGCAGTCCGACGAGGCTTTCCAGACGGCCATGGCCACCACGATGTTCCACTGGGGCCTGCACCCCTGGGCCATCTACGCCGTGGTGGGCCTGGCCATCGGTTACGGCATGTACCGCAAGGGGCGGCCCGGGCTGCTGTCGTCGGCCTTCACCTCGCTGTTCGGTGACCGC from Mycolicibacterium tokaiense includes the following:
- a CDS encoding helix-turn-helix transcriptional regulator — translated: MDATLLSGLMSTLPERRAHALLHLLHTSTGITRARLTAADAQGRQVTVATLARSSGRAADTLIRRLADTSGQRIGALYVESGQHHTPAAAAVIGEMTPCFAAVAQVASRRLRLGLTSRETEVLAAVAEGRTNAEIARCDSVSVRTVTTHVEAIFRKLGVSNRVQAARVALDCGLVEAHSAGVVSAQGLAAS
- a CDS encoding amidase yields the protein MSASELCWTPATVLASDIRSGAVAPAEVGAYFADRIEAVNPTLNAYIHFDREQVLADAARLQAELDAGTPRGPLHGVPFSIKGLTTMAGLPFDSCLKPLAGTLGTQDATVVTRMRQAGGLFLGKTNAPEFGYYGGTDSHLYGPTHNPWKHGHTAGGSSGGAAAAVAAGLGPLAEGADGAGSVRIPAAMCGVVGFKPSLGRIPHTLLDGRHYTHIFHGPITRTVADAALMFSVMAGVSDSDPNTVPPDGIDYVAAVTGDITGWRVAWSPDLGLGHVDPEVAAVCAEAVTAFEALGAVVEEATPDWGDPEEAMWKGLWVPGYSCEYDVLDWKSMGGQVDDNLIEIFAQAERLTAMEIGRAEAFRGRMWDTFSAFMRTYDLLVSPTLASPTFPLDRFAPDWLDGESLQRKLLGWLLTYPFNMTTTPAISVPAGFTSDGRPVGLQIAGRHRADAAVLRAAANYEAARPWAETTPAL
- a CDS encoding GcvT family protein; translated protein: MAHPSVVIIGAGIVGTSLADELTARGCTDVTVLDRGPLFTTGGSTSHAPGLVFQTNPSKTMTEFARYTVEKFVGLGAFDQVGGLEVATTPQRWTDLHRKLGWARSWGIPARLLDAQECTQLYPLLDADRILGGFHTPTDGLARALVAATTQAQRASERGASFVGHQEVVDVLERRGRVVGVRTASGDEFDADVVVSAAGFWGAQLGAKVGLTVPLVPMAHQFAKTGQLPELRGNTEPGMPILRHQDQDLYYREYGDRLGIGFYGHRPMPVDMTTLLSDTAGEPMPSMLPFTDDDFLPAWSASAELLPALGDSKYEEGFNGIFSFTPDGFSIMGEHRDLPGFWVAEAVWVTHSAGVAKAMAEWIVDGTPGTDVHECDLYRFEEPAKSPEFILATSSQGFVEVYDIIHPHQYRAEPRELRVSPFYSRQQQLGAFFFEGGCWERPAWYQANAPLVDELAAAGVPFPERDSWSGQFYSPISIAEARWTREHVALYDMTPLTRYEVSGPGACAFLQQLTTNNVDKRPGAVTYTLMLDETGGIRSDLTVARLSDDTFQVGANGPLDLDWITRHLPQTGVAVRDITGGTCCIGVWGPRARDLVAPLCAADISHQAFGYFKAIRTFVGSVPVTMMRVSYVGELGWEIYASAEHGAKLWDLLFSAGAPYRAIAAGRIAFNSLRLEKGYRAWGTDMTAEHRPAEAGVGFAVSAKKGDFLGKAALDAAAPPAKALRSIVFDDPGAVVLGKEPVSRNGATVGYVTSAGYSATLGRSIAYAWLPADITVGDAVTVDYLTSTYSAVVAAEPVVDPDMSLIRR
- the solA gene encoding N-methyl-L-tryptophan oxidase, which codes for MGSAAAYHLARRGIRVLGLEKFTPAHDKGSSHGGSRIIRQSYFEDPAYVPLLLRAYELWEELAGNTGLEVYRLTGGLFMGAADSLTVAGSLRASQEWSLPHEMLTAGDVRRRFPTLTPADGNVALFEAKAGFARPEMTVQAHLDLAAREGAELRFGEEVQSWQDGPTGVRVTTANGTYTAGQLVICPGAWAPALLTDLGIPITIERQVLYWFQPDGGTAPFVDHPIFISEDPAGMQIYGFPAIDGPDGGVKVAFFRKGQVCTPETIDRTVHQQEISEMQERATQLLPALTGPAVHTATCMYSNTPDEHFVITRPQGFTNVTVACGFSGHGFKFVPVVGEVLADLAVTGDTSHPIGLFDPRRLVTA
- a CDS encoding aromatic ring-hydroxylating oxygenase subunit alpha produces the protein MTTIDAPLGAPDPTTFSTPAPGSNLMPTLGGGWYSDHTIFSSEQEAIFERMWFCAARSADLATPGAFKKVQVGRESVLVVRAKDGALNGFLNVCRHRGAMLCTEESGTVKRHLRCPYHAWTYGLDGKLFAAPNLGALTDEAGARIDRTEYGLLKVAVREWLGYAWVCLAADPPSFEQEVMGAVTERLGDANAVDSYAVADLAVGRRIVYDVAANWKLIVENFMECYHCATIHPELTEVLPEFADGLAAQYFVGHGALFGENVQGFTVDGSPGLDTIPGVTSEQDRRYYAITVRPNVFINLVPDHVIFHRMYPMAVDRTVVECDWLYLPDVVASGRDLDRSVELFHRVNVQDFDACERTQPAMASRAYRNGGVLVPSEHHIVEFHQWVEARLRA
- a CDS encoding IclR family transcriptional regulator, whose amino-acid sequence is MTLTLGPVMTPDIDGAPSPDKAPAAVQSVDRALMVLEILGKFGSAGVTEIATELGVHKSTVSRLVTVLESRGFVEQLSERGKYRLGFTIVRLAGSTSAQMDLAKESQPVCDELAQQSGETTNIAILDGTRIINVVEAHGPAEITLRTWVGQNCPAHATSSGKVLLSGLSATAVRELLGEPLPTFTEMTVADVDSLVAELQQVRQAGWASVREELEVGLNAVAAPVRDSTGKIVAALSVSGPAYRLGADRFEEVAAMTTLAARRISLRLGFVG
- a CDS encoding L-serine ammonia-lyase; the protein is MLSVFELFKVGIGPSSSHTVGPMRAATRFVDWLAGRSRLTDTVSLQVELFGSLGATGVGHGTVDAVVLGLLGQRPETVDPDTIPALLSAVDDRGTLTLPGDHTIDFIPARDIRLHAGQRLEHHTNGMRFTALDDGGSTVGTRDYFSVGGGFVVDEDEVASPGGSVTAAAPYPFRTAAELLALAERTGRQISDLMLANESISRGEDDVRADLLAIWQVMQQCVERGMTGTGVLPGALRVRRRAATLRTTLERERGSGDPLAAMDWVALYALSVNEENAAGGRVVTAPTNGAAGIVPAVLHYCRDFLPGFDDRAVVRFLLTAGAVGILCKTNASISGAEVGCQGEVGSACAMAAAGLAEVLGGSPAQVENAAEIGIEHNLGLTCDPVGGLVQIPCIERNAVASVKAITAARMALRGDGTHHVGLDTAIKTMRDTGADMAEKYKETSLGGLALNVVEC